A region of Salvelinus alpinus chromosome 6, SLU_Salpinus.1, whole genome shotgun sequence DNA encodes the following proteins:
- the tmem187 gene encoding transmembrane protein 187, which translates to MKSALLHVLVPFCVCVVLANTGLFNSVLVDISYDHYAEKTVDYLPCYLAMPFNSLVNLGYIFMGIYWLLQRTNGKRDTRADYVKDMFALMAIAYAPVQWVRLATLLRAPAVLDQWFTLPIFAWVLVWCDFIEHGWRPRYALTVELCSILSYGLSLVHDQGFEVALGCHVAFAVIKGVGVNRNHGDCHSRRYLGLAVLSCSGFVLLKLLDHTLARYRPFQHLTGHFWSKVCDVLQFHYSFCFLTRFTSIAPKRTE; encoded by the coding sequence ATGAAGTCTGCATTGTTACACGTTTTAgttcccttttgtgtttgtgtcGTTTTGGCGAACACTGGTCTATTCAACAGCGTTTTAGTCGACATAAGCTATGATCACTACGCCGAGAAGACAGTTGACTACCTACCCTGTTACCTGGCAATGCCATTCAACTCCTTGGTCAATTTGGGATACATTTTCATGGGCATTTACTGGCTACTTCAACGGACGAACGGTAAAAGAGACACTAGGGCAGATTACGTCAAAGACATGTTCGCACTCATGGCCATTGCCTACGCACCTGTGCAGTGGGTGCGCCTCGCGACTCTCCTTCGTGCGCCCGCTGTTTTGGACCAGTGGTTCACGCTTCCCATCTTCGCGTGGGTGCTGGTGTGGTGCGATTTTATCGAGCACGGTTGGCGGCCACGGTACGCGTTAACGGTCGAGTTGTGCTCCATTCTCAGCTATGGCCTTTCGCTGGTGCACGACCAAGGGTTCGAGGTGGCCCTCGGATGTCATGTGGCCTTCGCGGTCATCAAAGGTGTAGGGGTAAACCGTAACCATGGGGACTGCCATTCCCGGAGATACCTGGGTCTTGCGGTACTGTCCTGCAGTGGTTTCGTGTTGCTGAAACTGTTGGATCACACCCTGGCCCGATACCGACCGTTCCAACATCTCACTGGACACTTCTGGTCCAAAGTGTGTGACGTTCTGCAGTTCCACTACAGTTTCTGCTTTCTCACGCGCTTCACAAGCATAGCACCAAAACGGACTGAATAG
- the LOC139579052 gene encoding melanopsin, whose translation MNDWANSSTSVVLEQSWTRVERSVLVAVLSVEMVLGVIGNCLVLLVKIMCRDQFPCRYWVPFVSLTLSDLGSSLLIISGSLLAMLTKGQRSPWCEVVSLLKFAFITSSIGSIAILCVQRAKGVASTGRGASVVVALACLASWLTGVVFGSIPVVYNWIRYDPAEMLCAVFWESSYSDMLVYILCAFSICIFLPFLLILFCSLFTAACCGRNCDSDPDDLSSVTPLIVAFYLFCYTPFAVSELILLGKLDLSPAPDWLRTLSSVMSYLDCGLNPIIYCANQDFREAGLALFWTSRKLLFSEPVLTSMTKLEL comes from the exons TGAACGATTGGGCCAACAGCAGCACATCGGTAGTGTTGGAGCAGTCCTGGACAAGGGTTGAGAGGTCAGTGCTGGTGGCAGTTCTGAGCGTGGAGATGGTGCTGGGGGTCATTGGGAACTGTCTGGTACTACTGGTAAAAATCATG TGTAGGGATCAGTTTCCCTGTAGATACTGGGTCCCCTTCGTCAGTCTGACCCTCTCCGACCTTGGCTCCTCCCTGCTCATCATCTCTGGCTCCCTATTGGCTATGTTGACTAAGGGTCAGAGGTCACCATGGTGCGAGGTCGTCAGCTTGCTCAAATTCGCCTTCATCACTTCCTCTATTGGAAGCATAG CGATTCTCTGCGTACAGCGAGCCAAGGGCGTGGCCTCCACAGGAAGAGGCGCCTCTGTTGTTGTGGCTCTGGCTTGCCTGGCTTCCTGGTTGACAGGGGTGGTGTTTGGGAGCATCCCTGTGGTCTACAACTGGATCAG GTACGACCCTGCAGAGATGCTGTGTGCAGTGTTCTGGGAGAGCAGTTACTCTGACATGCTGGTCTATATCCTCTGTGCTTTCTCCATCTGCAtattcctccccttcctcctcatcctcttctgcTCTCTCTTCACCGCTGCTTGCTGCGGGAGGAACTGCGACAG TGACCCAGAtgacctctcctctgtcactcctctgatTGTGGCCTTCTACCTGTTCTGCTACACTCCCTTCGCTGTGTCTGAg CTGATTCTTCTTGGAAAACTGGACCTATCCCCTGCACCTGATTGGCTGAGAACTCTGTCATCAGTGATGTCCTACCTAGACTGCGGGTTGAACCCCATCATCTACTGTGCCAACCAGGACTTCCGGGAGGCGGGACTTGCTCTGTTCTGGACCAGTAGGAAGTTATTATTCTCTGAGCCTGTGCTGACAAGCATGACAAAGTTGGAATTGTAA